In one window of Myxococcus virescens DNA:
- a CDS encoding molecular chaperone DnaJ — protein MAKGGQTPPAPGSAETHAAWARKEAGDVAGARRDAERILAGSPSAEDRAEAEELLRRTTTPRALYGFALLAATVFVLLLVLAIVRYA, from the coding sequence ATGGCGAAAGGCGGACAGACGCCCCCGGCGCCCGGCTCGGCGGAGACCCATGCCGCCTGGGCCCGGAAGGAGGCGGGCGACGTGGCGGGGGCGCGGCGCGACGCCGAGCGAATCCTCGCGGGCAGCCCGTCCGCCGAGGACCGCGCGGAGGCGGAGGAGCTGCTGCGGCGCACCACCACCCCGCGCGCCCTGTACGGCTTCGCCCTGCTCGCCGCCACCGTCTTCGTGCTCCTGCTCGTACTCGCAATCGTCCGATACGCGTAA